The proteins below come from a single Miscanthus floridulus cultivar M001 chromosome 1, ASM1932011v1, whole genome shotgun sequence genomic window:
- the LOC136474079 gene encoding uncharacterized protein — protein MVAILMYRGNLHIGGHDSGAPAPRRWEAPRRSLGAKRFRRLVRNRSRAVARLAGTPPRQVSTTSSDMNGGRRAADPEREAPDEEEADDGGEEEQGQLQQDQDQEHQEEQGNGEAEQQQQEQQQEEEEEQEEGAVEDAVMEDAGEVVVEGDGNGDAEEGQGESEGVDPNQEEVSYPDGIDEKKRKLNEKLDILNKKKHGLVQMLKQVLNAEEEIQRRSMQASLRAAMPQPSENATDGSSVSRLAPRMTVDVNFGDVAGDSDAGSNQGTPGRPLHHFHSISPSTASFVRSPFGSLQGHTPRSPATFSTASPSRFATNIHQGQPPALYSASLPGSNYVASSPSPAASGGSSSVFRDPRPPNST, from the exons ATGGTGGCGATCTTGATGTACCGCGGCAACCTCCACATTGGCGGTCACGACAGCGGCGCCCCTGCCCCGCGCCGGTGGGAGGCGCCCCGGCGGTCGCTCGGCGCGAAGCGGTTCCGCCGCCTCGTGCGCAACCGCTCCCGCGCCGTCGCGCGCCTCGCTGGGACGCCACCGCGGCAGGTCTCCACGACCTCCTCGGATATGAATGGCGGTCGGCGCGCCGCGGACCCCGAGCGGGAGGCACCGGATgaggaggaagcggacgacgggggAGAAGAGGAGCAGGGACAGCTGCAGCAGGACCAGGACCAGGAACATCAGGAGGAACAGGGAAATGGGGAGGCGGAGCAACAGcaacaggagcagcagcaggaggaagaggaggagcaggaggagggggCGGTGGAGGACGCGGTGATGGAAGATGCGGGGGAGGTAGTTGTTGAAGGGGATGGTAATGGCGATGCGGAAGAAGGTCAGGGTGAAAGTGAAGGTGTTGACCCAAACCAGGAGGAG GTGAGTTATCCTGATGGAATTGacgagaagaagagaaagcttaATGAAAAGCTGGATATcctaaataaaaagaagcatggtCTTGTGCAGATGCTGAAGCAG GTCTTAAATGCTGAAGAAGAAATCCAAAGGCGTAGCATGCAGGCTTCATTGCGTGCTGCGATGCCTCAGCCATCAGAAAATGCAACAGATGGAAGTTCTGTTTCTAGGTTGGCCCCTAGAATGACTGTTGATGTCAATTTTGGTGATGTTGCTGGCGATTCAGATGCTGGTTCCAACCAGGGCACTCCTGGACGCCCCTTGCATCACTTCCACAGTATCTCTCCTTCAACAGCCTCTTTTGTGAGGTCACCGTTTGGTTCTCTACAG GGCCACACTCCAAGGAGTCCGGCAACATTCTCTACGGCAAGTCCATCACGCTTCGCCACAAATATACACCAAGGACAACCTCCTGCTCTTTATTCAGCATCATTGCCAGGAAGTAACTATGTAGCCTCATCACCTTCCCCGGCTGCATCTGGTGGTTCTTCCTCGGTGTTCAGGGACCCTCGCCCACCTAACTCTACATAG